Within Treponema primitia ZAS-1, the genomic segment TCCATTCCCGTACCGTCCTGGCGGCGGATGACCGCTTTTCCGGCCGGCCCGAAGCGGACGGTATGGTAAGCCGGGACCGGACCATCGCCCTGGCGGTAACCGTGGCGGACTGCCTGCCGGTGTTCCTGTACGATACCCTTACCGGCGCCTGGGCCCTGCTCCATTCGGGCTGGAAGGGTACGGGGATATGCCTCAATGCCCTGTCCCTCATGGCCGAGCGCTGGGGAACCCGGCCGGAAGCAGTAGCCGCCCTGCTGGGGCCCTGTATTCACCCCTGCTGCTATCAGGTGGACGAGGAGCGGGCCGCGGTCTTTGAGGCGGAGTTTGGCGGGCCTTCCGGGGTGTATCCCCTGGGACCGGTGGTTAAGCGGGACCGGGGGAAGCCCGCCCTGGACCTCCAGGCCGCCAACGCCCGCTTGCTGGCTCAGGCGGGGGTACGGAACATCGCCTACGGTGAGGACTGTACGTTTACGGATCAACGGCTGGGCTCATTCCGGCGGGAAGGTCCTGCCTATACCCGGATGCTTGCCGTGATGGGATATTTTTAACCGGACCTATGGGTCAGAAGGAACGAGTATGGATGCCATAAGAGACGCATGGAGAGTCCGGATTGCCCGGGCTCTGGAAAAAGTACTTGCCGATGCGGGCCAGGAAGGGCACATCGACGCCGCCCAGGTGATCGCCGAGATACCCCCGAAGCCGGAATTAGGCGACCTGGGCTTCCCCATGTTCGGCTTCGCTAAAACACTGCGGAAGGGTCCGCCCCAAATTGCCCAGCTGGTCGCCGCCGCCCTGGCCGCCGACAGCATTGCTGAGGATTTGGGCAAAGGATCCTTCGCCGCCGAGGGCCCCTACGTCAACGTGCGACTGGACCGGCCGTCGGTAACCGCTTCCGTTCTGGCCCAGACGGCGGACGAAAGCGTTCCGGTAGGCCGTCCGGGCAATTTTGCCGGGTCCCGTATCACGGTGGAGTTTTCCAGCCCCAACACCAATAAACCCCTCCACCTGGGTCACCTGCGGAACGATATTCTGGGGGAAAGCATCTCCCGGATCCTGGCAGCCTGCGGGGCTGAAGTACGGAAGGTGTGCATCATCAACGACCGGGGCATCCACATCTGTAAATCCATGCTTGCCTACAAAGAATACGGCGAAGGTAAAACCCCAGCTTCCGAGCATATCAAGAGTGATCACTTTGTGGGTCACTGGTACGTCAAATACCACCAGATGTCCCAGACCGACAGCGGCGCCGAGGCGCGGGCCCAGGATATGCTCCGCAAATGGGAAGCCGGTGATACGGAGACCGTGAAACTCTGGCAGACCATGAAGGACTGGACCGTGGACGGCATGAAGGAAACCTATGAACGCACCGGGATTTCCTTTGATCAGTATTACTACGAAAGCAACACCTACCTTTTGGGGAAGGACGAAGTTCTCAAAGGTCTGGAGCAGGGTATATTCTACCGGGAGCCGGACGGCGCAGTAGCGGTGGATCTGACCGCGGAGAAGCTGG encodes:
- a CDS encoding polyphenol oxidase family protein, with the translated sequence MPMTLHPFTLSFDSPSYAREAPLQVAQMPLMMDGSPVREIRCVISSRAAGNMVYSDDNDTRARFFRSLGLAPEQVRSCTQVHSRTVLAADDRFSGRPEADGMVSRDRTIALAVTVADCLPVFLYDTLTGAWALLHSGWKGTGICLNALSLMAERWGTRPEAVAALLGPCIHPCCYQVDEERAAVFEAEFGGPSGVYPLGPVVKRDRGKPALDLQAANARLLAQAGVRNIAYGEDCTFTDQRLGSFRREGPAYTRMLAVMGYF
- the argS gene encoding arginine--tRNA ligase produces the protein MDAIRDAWRVRIARALEKVLADAGQEGHIDAAQVIAEIPPKPELGDLGFPMFGFAKTLRKGPPQIAQLVAAALAADSIAEDLGKGSFAAEGPYVNVRLDRPSVTASVLAQTADESVPVGRPGNFAGSRITVEFSSPNTNKPLHLGHLRNDILGESISRILAACGAEVRKVCIINDRGIHICKSMLAYKEYGEGKTPASEHIKSDHFVGHWYVKYHQMSQTDSGAEARAQDMLRKWEAGDTETVKLWQTMKDWTVDGMKETYERTGISFDQYYYESNTYLLGKDEVLKGLEQGIFYREPDGAVAVDLTAEKLDKKILLRKDGTSIYITQDFGTAIFRHNDWPFDRMVYVVGSEQQYHFQVLFAILKKLGYQWADNLYHLSYGMVNLPEGKMKSREGTVVDADDLIDSLRDLALEEIRSKDREEAVGDSAEVAEKIALGALHYYLLQVTPAKDMLFDPKESLSFNGNTGPYLQYMGARISSILRKADSNTNGAAEGLLKPELLSNDAEWELIKTISAYPQAVADAATRMDPSVLAAYLYDLSKGFSRFYHDCPILSAADPALAAGRLALSKAVLRVLRDALNLIGIPFLETM